The genomic stretch GCGCTCGCGCAGATGCCCCAGGCTTTGCAGTTGCAAGCGCCGATCCAGCGCCTGCCCCAACAATGCGCCAAGCATGGCCCCCGGAATGCTGGCGATGGCAAAACCCGCCCCGGCTCCGATCAGAGTCCCTGGCCACAACATCTCAGCGGCTCGCTTGCAGCAAGTGTTCGACTTCGGCCAGACGCTCGTGGGTGCCGACATCCACCCAATGACCTGACAACCGCTCGCCACTCACCTGCCCCTGGGCCATGGCGTTGCGCAATAGCGGCGCCAATTTGAACGCACCGTCGCTGCAACCGGTGAACAGCTTGGGGTCGAGCACGGCGATGCCGCTGTAGGTCAGGGTCGGCGCATCGGCCTGGCCGTCGAAGACCTGTCCTTCAACCAGGGCAAAATCCCCTCCTGGGTGGTGGGCCGGGTTATCGGCCAGCACCAGGTGGGCCAAGCCGGCCAGTGGCCGGCGCAAGACACTGAAGTCGTAATCGGTCCAGATGTCGCCATTGACCACCACAAAGGCGCCCTCGCCCAGCATCTCCAGGGCACGGAAGATCCCGCCCCCGGTTTCCAGTGGCTCGCCTTCCGGCGAGTACTGAATGCTCAGGCCATAACGCGAACCGTCTCCCAGGTAGTCTTCGATCTGCTGCCCCAACCAGGCGTGGTTGATCACCACCTCGGTGAAACCCGCCGCCGCCAGGGCCTTGAGGTGGTACTCGATCAGCGGTACGCCGCCGACCTGCACCAGTGGCTTGGGCGTGGTCAGCGTCAAGGGGCGCATGCGCTCGCCCTTGCCGGCCGCCAGAATCATCGCCTTCATACACAAGCTCCGGGCGCCGGGCGCAGACTGGCCAGCAGCTCAGCCAACTCCGCCAGTTCTGGCCGACGGGCCAATACGGCTTCTATATAAGCAAAGAACCGCGGCACGTCCGTCAGGTAGCGCGGCTTGCCGTCGCGATGGCAGATACGGGCGAAGATCCCGATCACCTTCAGATGCCGCTGCACACCCATCAGGTCGCTGGCTCGCAGGAACTCCTGGAAGTCCGCCTGGACTGCAATCCCGAGTTCACCGGCCTGTTGCCAGTAACGCTCCAGCCAGCCGAGCACGCGGGTCTCGGGCCAACTGAGGAAGGCGTCCTTGAACAGGCAGGTCACGTCGTAGGTCACCGGGCCGTACACCGCGTCCTGGAAATCCAGCACGCCTGGATTCGGCTCGCTGATCATCAGGTTGCGCGGCATATAGTCACGATGCACCAGCACTTTCGGCTGGGCCAGGGCGCTGTCGATCAGCAGGTCGCTGGCACGCTGCCAGAGGGCTTGTTGGTGCGAGTCGAACTCGATCCCCAGTTCGCGCTTCACGTACCACTCGGGGAACAGCTCCAGCTCGCGACGCAACAGGGCCACATCATAACTGGGCAACGGCGCCACCATCGGCAACTGCTGGAAAGCCAGCAACGCCTGCAGGGCGTCATCGAACAAGCGATCGGCGTTTTCGTCGTTGATCACGTCCAGATAGGTCTGGTTACCCAGGTCATTGAGCAAAAGAAATCCGCGCTCGAGGTCCTCTGCGTAGATTTTCGGCACGTTAATCCCGGATTTCGCCAGCAAAAAGGCGATATCCACGAACGGTTTGCAGTTTTCCTGGGGCGGTGGTGCATCCATGACGACAAAACTCCTGCCATCACCTTCCCAGCGGAAGTAACGGCGGAAACTCGCGTCGCTGCTGGCCGCAGTCAACGTGGCCTGGGGCACAGCCCCCCAGCCTTGTGCGGCAAACAGGATGGCCAATTGCTCATCGAGCCAAACTTTCAGGTGTAGCAAGCGTACATCTTGATCAGGCATTGCAAGGGTCTCCGACGGCGCTAGCCGTCAAGCGGGTCATGCTTTATTATCCAGCATCTTTTTCAGACCATCGAGAGGCGTGCGGCCCACACCGCGGGCAGATGGCACGCAGGAAGCCCGGACTAATAAGATGGCATTGAAATCCCCCGCGTTTCGTAAAAAATTTCCGTTGTTGGTTACCGGCAGTCTGCTGGCCCTGCAACCTCTAGCCACTTCCTTCGTGGTCGCCGCGGAACAGTATGACTGCTCAGTCTCTGCTTCGGGTGCCTGGGATTGCGCGCCGAAAACCAACGCGGCTCAACTGCCTCCGCGCCCTGTGCATGATGCCAGTGCGGTCAGCTCGGGCAACGAATCGGCAGCAGACACCAGCGTTGCCGGCGAAAGCGCCGACAAACCGGCGTTGGTTACCGAAGCCAAGGGCCGCGGCCTGAAGTCGCGCAGCGCCGACTACAGTCACCTCGACTGGGTCCCGCGTGAACAGCTTACCGCTGCCCAACTGGCCGAAACCGGTCCGTACTGCTCCGGTGCCTATGTCGAACCGACTCGTCCTGGCATGAATGACAAGACGAGCAAAAGCGACGCGCCGACCTTTATCGGTGCCAAGGCTTCCCGCTACCAGCAGGAACAGCAGATTGCCACCCTCGCCGGTGACGTGGTCATGCGCCAGGGCAGCATGCAGGTCGAGGCCGACGAGGCCAGCCTGTACCAGGCCGAGAACCGTGGCGAGCTCAACGGCAACGTCCGGGTGCGCGACAACGGCGCGCTGATCGTCGGCGACCACGCCGACGTGCAACTGGACACTGGCGAAGCCAAGGTCGACAACGCCGAATACGTGTTGCACAAGTCCCGTGTGCGCGGTAACGCGCTGTACGCCAAGCGTGCAGAAAACGCGATCATCCGCCTCAAGGACGGTACCTACACCACCTGTGAGCCGAACAGCAACGCCTGGCAGCTCAAGGGCAACAACATCACGCTGAACCCGGCGACCGGCTTCGGTACCGCGACCAACGTGACGCTGCGGGTCAAGGACATTCCAGTCCTGTACACGCCGTACATCTATTTCCCGATCGATGACCGCCGCCAGTCCGGCTTCCTGCCGCCGACCATCGGCAGCGGCAGCGATACCGGGATGCTGTTGGTCACGCCGTACTACTTCAACCTGGCACCGAACTACGATGCCACGTTGTACCCGCGCTACATGAGCAAGCGCGGCATGATGGTGGAAGGCGAGTTCCGTTACCTGACCGAATCCAGCGAAGGCCAGTTCGGTGGGGCGTACCTGGACGACCAGGAAGACGAGCGCAAGCTGCAGTCCGACTACGAAAAAACCCGCTACATGTACAACTGGCAGCACAAAGGCGGCCTCGATTCGCGGGTCTTCACCGAAGTCGACTACACCAAGATCAGCGATCCCTACTACTTCCAGGATCTGCAGACCGACCAGTTGGGCGTTAAAAGCGTTTCCGATTTCGTCAATCAGCAAGGTGCTGTCAGCTACCGTGGCGACACCTTCACTGCACGTCTGAACGCGCAGGCCTATGAGTTGGCGTCGGTATCGAACATCACACCGTACGACCGCATGCCACAGATCACCTTCAACGGTTTTCTGCCACAACAACCGGGCGGGCTGAACTTTGCCTACCAGACCGAGCTCGTACGCTTTGACCGCGATCTGCAAACAGGGACCTTCTTCGATGAAAACGGCAACCCTGACGACCGCCTCGACACTAACGTCCAGGGTCTGGCGCGAGCTACCGGCAACCGGATGAACCTGGCGCCAAGCGTCAGTCTCCCGCTCGACTGGACCTATGGCTTCGTGAAGCCATCGCTCAAGTACCAATACACTCAGTACGATCTGGACCTGGACGGCACCGGCAAGAGCCAGATTGCTGCACAGGACGCGGAAGGCGATCGCCTCAACGGCACTTATGACCGCAATCAAAACCGCGCCGTGCCGATTGCCAGCATCGACAGCGGCCTGTACTTCGAC from Pseudomonas sp. S04 encodes the following:
- a CDS encoding LPS-assembly protein LptD, with the translated sequence MALKSPAFRKKFPLLVTGSLLALQPLATSFVVAAEQYDCSVSASGAWDCAPKTNAAQLPPRPVHDASAVSSGNESAADTSVAGESADKPALVTEAKGRGLKSRSADYSHLDWVPREQLTAAQLAETGPYCSGAYVEPTRPGMNDKTSKSDAPTFIGAKASRYQQEQQIATLAGDVVMRQGSMQVEADEASLYQAENRGELNGNVRVRDNGALIVGDHADVQLDTGEAKVDNAEYVLHKSRVRGNALYAKRAENAIIRLKDGTYTTCEPNSNAWQLKGNNITLNPATGFGTATNVTLRVKDIPVLYTPYIYFPIDDRRQSGFLPPTIGSGSDTGMLLVTPYYFNLAPNYDATLYPRYMSKRGMMVEGEFRYLTESSEGQFGGAYLDDQEDERKLQSDYEKTRYMYNWQHKGGLDSRVFTEVDYTKISDPYYFQDLQTDQLGVKSVSDFVNQQGAVSYRGDTFTARLNAQAYELASVSNITPYDRMPQITFNGFLPQQPGGLNFAYQTELVRFDRDLQTGTFFDENGNPDDRLDTNVQGLARATGNRMNLAPSVSLPLDWTYGFVKPSLKYQYTQYDLDLDGTGKSQIAAQDAEGDRLNGTYDRNQNRAVPIASIDSGLYFDRNTQWFGKNYRQTLEPRLYYLYVPEKDQSDIPVFDTSESVFSYSSLFRDNRFTGSDRVGDENKLSLGVTNRWIEENGFERQRISVGQALYFKDREVQLPGIDAKTREDAHSNVSPYALEYEYRWNRDWRTTADYNWDPDSHSPRSGSAMFHYQPEDNPNKVINAGYRYRNDQVRYDQNTGKWTVGGGDYGTPGQPGYVKDYYKIQQHDFSVIWPVVPQWNAISRWQYDYNRNRTLEAFGGFEYDNCCWKLRLINRYWVSYDEFSQEAPQNEKGDHGIFLQIVLKGLGGVVGTKVESFLDKGIQGYREREDQAF
- a CDS encoding aminoglycoside phosphotransferase family protein translates to MPDQDVRLLHLKVWLDEQLAILFAAQGWGAVPQATLTAASSDASFRRYFRWEGDGRSFVVMDAPPPQENCKPFVDIAFLLAKSGINVPKIYAEDLERGFLLLNDLGNQTYLDVINDENADRLFDDALQALLAFQQLPMVAPLPSYDVALLRRELELFPEWYVKRELGIEFDSHQQALWQRASDLLIDSALAQPKVLVHRDYMPRNLMISEPNPGVLDFQDAVYGPVTYDVTCLFKDAFLSWPETRVLGWLERYWQQAGELGIAVQADFQEFLRASDLMGVQRHLKVIGIFARICHRDGKPRYLTDVPRFFAYIEAVLARRPELAELAELLASLRPAPGACV
- the murU gene encoding N-acetylmuramate alpha-1-phosphate uridylyltransferase MurU — encoded protein: MKAMILAAGKGERMRPLTLTTPKPLVQVGGVPLIEYHLKALAAAGFTEVVINHAWLGQQIEDYLGDGSRYGLSIQYSPEGEPLETGGGIFRALEMLGEGAFVVVNGDIWTDYDFSVLRRPLAGLAHLVLADNPAHHPGGDFALVEGQVFDGQADAPTLTYSGIAVLDPKLFTGCSDGAFKLAPLLRNAMAQGQVSGERLSGHWVDVGTHERLAEVEHLLQASR